One segment of Bradyrhizobium sp. CB2312 DNA contains the following:
- a CDS encoding transcriptional regulator produces MAGRNWNKERATKRIDTKIDGLPLKAIEIKEYVRDTDLSNLANTVAYRVDGVHLYADILNVKDMLAVTDVEGETCHKRTLRFLNMHYRAAHRIIARVDAILVDFHNQRLHSVVAKPYDNEAKRVHRAVATAQLVIDVLAQTGEDADHPAAKVRVGIDTGKALAVNNGRRGHREPLFLGEPANYAAKRAGGGTATGIYLTNKARKAIGLSEATNVDATPLTAAEIATSQREAKLEITATEIVKEWQEDLKNNPIGAFEFSGHTPPYSTLDIEALSAKNSRRQDACTVYGDLDGFTNYVGNNIATDAGAKHVVRALHVLRAELDAALHEDFKGVKVRFIGDCVHGLLVEGTAQTTDVEATISNMTLCAGGMRSSFNLALARLKANGTDASSLGLAIGFDFGPMNVTRLGMKGELIRCSVSRGVLAAEKEQSRCAGTETAIGPNAYAKASEPARAIFGSGRKRAGLDYETAVNEMSAKGDKAAKAAKALSAGSLLQLAAAAAQPFSFPNRATGPATPGGFA; encoded by the coding sequence ATGGCAGGCCGGAATTGGAATAAGGAGCGGGCTACAAAGCGGATCGACACCAAGATCGACGGGCTTCCGCTCAAGGCGATCGAGATCAAGGAATACGTCCGCGACACCGATCTCTCAAACCTGGCGAACACGGTGGCGTACCGCGTCGATGGCGTGCACCTCTACGCCGACATTCTCAACGTCAAGGATATGCTGGCGGTCACCGACGTTGAGGGTGAGACCTGCCACAAGCGCACGCTGCGGTTTCTGAACATGCACTACCGCGCGGCGCACCGGATTATCGCGCGTGTGGACGCCATCCTGGTCGACTTCCACAACCAGCGCCTCCACTCCGTGGTTGCCAAGCCTTACGATAACGAAGCCAAGCGCGTGCATCGGGCCGTGGCGACAGCGCAACTGGTCATCGACGTTTTGGCGCAAACTGGCGAAGACGCCGATCATCCTGCCGCTAAGGTGCGGGTCGGCATCGACACCGGCAAGGCCTTGGCGGTGAACAATGGCCGTCGCGGCCACCGCGAGCCGCTGTTCCTGGGCGAGCCAGCGAATTACGCGGCCAAGCGCGCTGGTGGAGGTACTGCAACGGGTATCTATCTGACCAACAAGGCACGAAAAGCCATAGGGCTTTCGGAGGCCACAAACGTAGACGCCACGCCCCTTACGGCCGCCGAGATCGCGACCAGTCAGAGGGAAGCCAAGCTTGAGATCACTGCCACGGAGATCGTGAAGGAGTGGCAGGAAGACCTCAAGAACAACCCCATCGGGGCCTTCGAGTTTTCCGGGCATACGCCGCCGTATTCGACGCTCGATATTGAAGCGCTATCCGCGAAGAACTCGCGCCGCCAGGATGCATGCACGGTCTATGGAGATCTGGACGGTTTCACCAACTATGTCGGTAACAACATCGCCACCGATGCTGGCGCGAAGCACGTCGTTCGCGCGCTCCACGTGTTGAGGGCCGAACTAGATGCAGCGCTTCACGAGGATTTCAAGGGTGTGAAGGTCCGGTTCATCGGCGATTGCGTCCATGGCCTTCTGGTGGAGGGCACCGCGCAGACCACCGACGTGGAAGCGACCATCAGCAACATGACCCTCTGCGCTGGTGGAATGCGTAGCAGCTTCAACCTGGCTCTTGCCCGCCTGAAGGCAAACGGTACCGATGCGTCCAGTCTGGGCCTGGCCATCGGCTTTGATTTCGGGCCGATGAACGTCACGCGGCTGGGTATGAAGGGCGAACTCATCCGCTGCTCCGTGAGCCGTGGCGTGTTGGCGGCGGAGAAGGAGCAATCCCGCTGTGCCGGGACTGAAACTGCGATCGGACCGAACGCATATGCCAAGGCCTCGGAGCCCGCGCGCGCGATCTTTGGTTCAGGCCGCAAACGCGCCGGTTTGGATTACGAAACCGCTGTCAACGAGATGTCGGCCAAGGGCGACAAGGCGGCAAAAGCTGCCAAAGCACTGTCAGCCGGATCGCTCCTGCAGCTAGCCGCCGCCGCAGCCCAGCCGTTCAGCTTTCCCAACCGGGCGACCGGACCGGCGACGCCGGGCGGCTTTGCTTGA
- a CDS encoding MATE family efflux transporter, which translates to MNERDAMRKKNRHVDLSDQRLPSLLLRLAIPSVIGLSINALQQLLNAIFVGSLGAQAIAAVSMTMPVIILLAAVGEGIGVGTASFISRHLGAGNELEASRGASTALALAAPIGVIMTVALLLSLRGIFVALGATPTILPIALDYATILLPGSTLMLLNIVSGFIARAEGNTRFSMWTMLSAFVLNALLDPLFIFLLDLGVRGAALATLLSQIAAISLYIGYFTKRCGTAFVRMSQVSLRVDRIRELAFIGAPATMTSILSALAGMFLYGAAARFGDEFVAAVGIAVRILTIGAMPITGFCIGSQAVLGFGWGARDFARVLKVAKFMLSITVALSFAYSAAVMLFVRPLVRLFSDSDKVTDIAVLTCIVFHLFFGLYGIQSFVTTMLQSLGRARLSAVVSFARQGYLFIPAVLLFPVISGFSGLLASQAIAEVGAGIIALFVMLRQFAELRRGGPAHSARKCSLT; encoded by the coding sequence ATGAATGAGCGCGATGCGATGCGAAAGAAAAACCGGCACGTGGATCTATCGGACCAAAGACTCCCAAGCCTTCTTCTGCGGCTTGCCATTCCATCTGTTATCGGGTTGTCGATCAACGCCCTACAGCAGCTCCTCAACGCTATCTTTGTTGGCTCACTTGGTGCGCAGGCGATCGCGGCCGTCAGCATGACTATGCCGGTCATTATTCTGCTTGCGGCGGTGGGAGAGGGGATCGGTGTGGGCACTGCCTCCTTCATTTCCCGTCATCTTGGCGCTGGTAATGAGTTAGAGGCGAGTCGAGGTGCTAGTACGGCGCTCGCGCTCGCCGCTCCGATCGGCGTGATCATGACCGTCGCCCTGCTTTTGAGCCTACGAGGCATCTTCGTCGCACTCGGGGCAACCCCAACCATCCTGCCCATCGCGCTCGACTACGCTACGATCCTCTTGCCGGGGTCTACTTTGATGCTCCTAAACATCGTCAGCGGCTTCATCGCAAGAGCTGAAGGCAACACACGATTCAGTATGTGGACCATGCTTAGCGCTTTCGTATTGAATGCCTTGCTTGATCCCCTTTTTATATTCTTACTAGACTTGGGTGTGCGAGGCGCAGCCCTAGCGACGTTGCTATCTCAGATCGCCGCTATAAGCCTCTACATCGGATATTTTACCAAGCGGTGCGGCACTGCCTTCGTCAGAATGTCTCAGGTCTCGTTGCGGGTGGATCGCATCAGAGAGCTCGCGTTCATTGGAGCGCCGGCGACGATGACGAGTATCTTATCGGCTCTTGCCGGTATGTTCTTGTACGGAGCCGCTGCCCGATTCGGTGACGAGTTCGTTGCGGCCGTGGGAATAGCTGTAAGAATCTTGACAATCGGGGCGATGCCGATCACCGGCTTTTGTATCGGCTCTCAAGCTGTCCTGGGGTTCGGTTGGGGCGCCCGCGACTTTGCCCGTGTGCTGAAGGTTGCGAAGTTCATGCTCTCTATCACGGTTGCGCTTTCCTTTGCATATTCGGCAGCCGTCATGCTTTTTGTCCGGCCTTTGGTCAGGTTGTTCAGCGATAGCGACAAGGTCACCGATATTGCCGTCTTGACCTGCATCGTCTTTCACCTGTTTTTTGGACTTTACGGTATTCAGAGTTTCGTGACGACAATGCTTCAGTCGCTTGGCAGAGCACGCCTCAGCGCGGTCGTATCTTTCGCGAGGCAAGGATATCTCTTCATACCGGCGGTACTTCTATTCCCTGTCATATCGGGCTTCAGTGGATTGTTGGCCAGTCAAGCCATCGCTGAGGTCGGCGCTGGAATAATCGCGCTATTCGTCATGCTGCGCCAGTTTGCTGAGCTCAGGCGGGGAGGACCAGCACATTCAGCCAGGAAGTGCTCCTTGACTTGA
- a CDS encoding Fic family protein, whose amino-acid sequence MVCIHEIGEWPTFHWNLERIAARLASVRHKQGRLLGRMERLGFPLKAEATLQTLTEEVVKSSEIEGEVLDRDQVRSSIARRLGLDIGALPPTDRYVEGMVEMILDATEHYDAELTAERLFGWHAALFPTGRSGMTKIVVGAWRTAETGPMQVISSPIGRARVHYEAPHADRLDKEMQTFLDWFNGNASGIDPVLKAALAHLWFVTIHPFEDGNGRIARAIADLALARSEQSAQRFYSMSAQIRRERNEYYAILERTQRGSLDVTDWLTWFLDCLDRAFDGADTILGSILRKADFWDLHAARQLNERQRLVLNRLFDGFEGKLTSSKWAKLTKVSQATAARDIDELVGHGILKKDAAGGRSTSYSLIELKT is encoded by the coding sequence ATGGTCTGCATTCATGAAATCGGGGAGTGGCCGACCTTCCACTGGAATTTGGAGCGAATTGCTGCCCGCTTGGCTTCCGTGCGTCACAAGCAGGGTCGCCTGCTCGGGCGGATGGAACGTCTCGGATTCCCGCTCAAAGCCGAAGCAACTCTCCAGACCCTCACCGAAGAGGTGGTGAAGTCCAGCGAAATTGAGGGAGAGGTCCTGGATCGGGACCAGGTCCGGTCATCCATTGCCCGCCGACTTGGCCTGGACATCGGCGCACTGCCTCCGACGGATCGCTACGTGGAGGGCATGGTGGAAATGATCCTTGATGCCACCGAACACTACGATGCCGAACTCACGGCCGAGCGTCTCTTCGGCTGGCACGCTGCGCTCTTCCCCACCGGGCGGAGCGGCATGACGAAGATTGTCGTCGGCGCGTGGCGCACTGCTGAAACCGGACCGATGCAGGTCATCTCGAGCCCCATCGGGCGAGCGCGTGTCCACTATGAAGCGCCACACGCCGATCGCCTCGACAAGGAAATGCAGACATTCCTTGACTGGTTCAACGGCAACGCCAGCGGCATCGACCCTGTTTTGAAAGCTGCGCTTGCGCACCTCTGGTTCGTAACCATCCATCCCTTTGAGGATGGCAACGGCCGCATCGCGCGCGCCATCGCTGACCTCGCTCTCGCCAGATCTGAGCAGAGCGCCCAGAGATTCTACAGCATGTCCGCTCAAATCCGCCGTGAGAGGAATGAGTATTACGCCATCCTTGAGAGAACCCAGAGAGGTAGTCTCGATGTCACCGACTGGCTGACGTGGTTTCTTGACTGCCTGGATCGCGCCTTCGACGGCGCCGACACCATTCTCGGCAGCATTCTCCGCAAGGCGGACTTCTGGGACCTTCACGCGGCGCGGCAACTTAATGAGCGTCAACGGCTAGTACTCAACCGCCTCTTCGATGGATTCGAAGGAAAGCTCACGTCGTCGAAATGGGCGAAACTCACGAAAGTCTCCCAGGCGACCGCCGCGAGGGACATCGACGAACTTGTTGGCCACGGCATCCTCAAGAAGGATGCAGCCGGAGGCCGGAGCACGAGCTACTCGCTCATAGAGTTGAAAACCTGA
- a CDS encoding Mov34/MPN/PAD-1 family protein yields MKMILPHAVVKTLVAELKGAGVREIGGVLVGEHVGDETFRIADLSIQRCGGSATHFVRDLDHNRAFLNGFFARTGHDYQRFNYLGEWHSHPSFEPLPSLQDQNAMRDIVEDPNVGVNFAVLLIVTLARRSTLHLSATAFRAQASPLVIEVEAESEANLKRGWFVRLIDLLR; encoded by the coding sequence ATGAAAATGATCCTTCCTCATGCCGTCGTCAAAACGCTGGTTGCAGAGCTCAAGGGAGCTGGCGTTCGCGAGATTGGCGGAGTTCTCGTCGGTGAGCATGTCGGCGACGAGACTTTTCGGATCGCAGACCTATCAATCCAGCGCTGCGGAGGCTCGGCGACCCATTTCGTGAGAGACCTGGACCACAACCGCGCTTTCCTGAACGGGTTCTTCGCGCGGACGGGGCACGACTACCAGCGCTTCAACTATCTCGGAGAATGGCACTCCCATCCTTCGTTTGAGCCGCTGCCGAGCCTGCAAGACCAGAATGCGATGCGCGACATCGTCGAAGACCCGAACGTCGGCGTCAATTTTGCGGTGCTGCTGATTGTCACGCTTGCGCGCCGCTCGACGCTCCATCTCTCCGCGACGGCGTTCCGCGCACAAGCATCGCCGCTCGTCATTGAAGTGGAAGCTGAAAGCGAAGCCAACCTCAAGCGCGGCTGGTTCGTGCGGCTTATCGATCTTCTTCGATAG
- a CDS encoding TIR domain-containing protein — MPMKERFEGEQNRPQLVASLRRQDFAGGQLEIAKALADAGELVEFRPGENIIVQNAVDNDIYLLVAGVIAIIVNGAQVATRSAGQHIGEMAAIEASLPRSATVTVLEHAVALKLSSAAFMGIGEKFPSVWLPIAQELSKRLHQRNKTIYLPNQASKLFVMSSSEALKIAHALRTGLEKDVFSTVWDDGVFFAGGYPLEALEKQVSEADFAVAIAEPDDISESRGKRAPTVRDNVLFELGLFMGKLSRYRTILVHPRVKDLKLPSDLQGLTLVPYQAGDDATVAERIAPVCETIRELVKRLGVRTFAIEEDR; from the coding sequence ATGCCGATGAAAGAGCGATTTGAAGGAGAGCAGAACCGCCCTCAACTCGTTGCTTCGCTCCGCCGCCAGGATTTTGCAGGCGGCCAGCTTGAGATCGCCAAGGCTCTGGCCGACGCAGGAGAACTGGTCGAGTTTAGACCCGGCGAGAACATCATCGTCCAAAATGCTGTAGATAATGACATCTATCTGCTTGTGGCCGGAGTGATCGCCATCATCGTGAATGGCGCGCAGGTCGCCACGCGATCAGCCGGGCAACACATCGGCGAGATGGCAGCCATCGAGGCATCTCTCCCGCGCTCGGCAACGGTCACCGTTCTTGAGCATGCGGTGGCGCTCAAATTGAGCAGTGCGGCGTTTATGGGGATCGGCGAGAAGTTTCCCAGCGTGTGGCTGCCGATTGCCCAGGAGCTGTCCAAGCGGCTGCATCAGCGCAACAAGACCATCTATCTCCCGAACCAAGCTTCCAAGCTCTTCGTCATGTCGTCATCCGAGGCGCTCAAAATCGCGCATGCGCTTCGCACCGGACTGGAGAAAGACGTATTCAGCACTGTTTGGGATGACGGGGTCTTTTTCGCGGGCGGTTACCCTCTTGAGGCTCTGGAGAAGCAGGTGAGCGAGGCCGATTTTGCCGTTGCCATCGCCGAGCCTGACGACATCTCGGAATCACGCGGGAAAAGGGCGCCGACGGTGCGTGACAACGTGCTCTTCGAGCTGGGACTTTTCATGGGTAAGTTGAGCCGGTACCGCACCATCCTCGTTCATCCGAGAGTGAAAGACCTGAAGCTGCCCTCGGATCTCCAGGGCCTGACCCTCGTCCCCTACCAGGCAGGCGACGATGCAACCGTCGCTGAGCGCATCGCGCCGGTGTGCGAAACGATCCGCGAACTCGTGAAGCGGCTCGGTGTGCGCACCTTCGCTATCGAAGAAGATCGATAA
- a CDS encoding ThiF family adenylyltransferase, with translation MWWYLSDLARFKSERLGLDALAANADWLTPLGWRTDEAKRLIFDADITIGTRTYRVFLSYPAHFPNTPPSVYPRGEQTTLWSNHQFGPGGELCLEYRPDNWTSDVTGAMLLESAHRLLFTENPPEGKAERVPSGHEVSLGQSLRTRTLRLLMTRKLADFFAEMQTGEMLKGNMLVHCRPESNVYIIDKVTKSDGEVWINPDVPPTLSSETYERTVPILRIAKAQALPPTSNPADYKTAIAALGFEENASIIVILKGSKAHCFWGAAEYAIQFATIPQEPEVRRLDDSHEPLRGMSVAVIGCGSLGSKVAAMLARSGVENFYLLDDDLLLPDNLVRHDLDWRDVGTHKVDAVTQRIKNVNPNAKVYVRKVRMAGQEASGSAETAITSLLARDLIINATANPNVHNLVSAVAESAAKPVVWAEVYGGGFGGLIARYRPGVEPSPQLMRRAIENWFAERNYQPKAATRDYATGGEGPPMIADDADVTSIAAATARLAIDTLLARDPSYFPVPVYVLGLAPEEGLFTQAFETYPIPMPEAPPIEKAMTLSAEETTAEIVEIAKIFDIK, from the coding sequence ATGTGGTGGTATCTTTCCGATCTCGCCCGTTTCAAGAGCGAACGGCTAGGGCTTGACGCCCTGGCCGCCAACGCGGATTGGCTCACGCCGCTTGGATGGCGGACCGACGAGGCCAAGAGGTTGATTTTCGATGCCGACATCACGATCGGAACCCGCACCTATCGGGTTTTTCTCAGTTATCCCGCGCATTTCCCCAACACACCTCCTTCGGTCTATCCGCGTGGTGAGCAGACCACTTTGTGGTCGAACCATCAGTTCGGTCCCGGTGGTGAGCTTTGCCTCGAATACCGCCCTGACAACTGGACCAGCGACGTCACTGGCGCGATGCTGCTGGAAAGCGCGCATCGCTTGCTCTTCACGGAAAATCCACCCGAAGGCAAGGCGGAGAGGGTGCCTTCGGGGCACGAAGTATCGCTGGGCCAATCGCTGCGCACGCGTACGTTGCGACTGCTGATGACACGCAAGTTGGCTGACTTCTTTGCGGAGATGCAGACAGGCGAAATGCTCAAAGGCAACATGCTGGTGCATTGCCGGCCTGAGAGTAATGTCTACATCATCGACAAGGTCACAAAGAGCGATGGCGAGGTCTGGATCAATCCTGACGTGCCGCCGACCTTGAGCAGCGAAACCTACGAGCGCACGGTCCCGATTTTGCGGATTGCGAAAGCCCAAGCGCTGCCACCGACCTCCAATCCGGCAGATTACAAGACCGCCATTGCGGCATTGGGATTCGAAGAGAACGCGTCAATCATTGTGATCCTGAAAGGAAGTAAGGCGCATTGTTTCTGGGGAGCCGCCGAGTACGCTATCCAGTTTGCGACGATTCCGCAGGAGCCCGAGGTCCGGCGGCTGGATGACAGCCACGAACCACTGCGCGGCATGAGCGTCGCAGTGATCGGCTGCGGATCGTTGGGGAGCAAGGTCGCGGCGATGCTCGCGCGTTCCGGGGTGGAAAACTTCTACCTCCTCGACGACGACCTGCTGCTGCCCGACAACCTGGTCAGGCACGACCTCGACTGGCGCGATGTCGGCACCCACAAGGTGGATGCTGTAACCCAGCGGATCAAGAACGTGAATCCGAACGCCAAAGTGTACGTCCGTAAGGTCCGTATGGCCGGTCAGGAAGCGAGCGGAAGTGCCGAGACCGCCATTACCTCGTTGCTGGCAAGAGATCTCATTATCAACGCCACCGCCAATCCCAATGTCCACAACCTGGTTTCTGCCGTCGCGGAGTCCGCCGCGAAGCCCGTTGTCTGGGCGGAGGTGTACGGCGGAGGATTCGGCGGTCTGATCGCCCGCTACCGACCCGGCGTAGAGCCGTCACCTCAGCTCATGCGCCGCGCGATCGAGAACTGGTTTGCCGAGCGGAATTATCAGCCCAAGGCGGCGACGAGAGATTACGCGACCGGCGGCGAAGGTCCGCCGATGATCGCGGATGACGCGGATGTCACCAGCATCGCCGCCGCGACCGCGCGCTTGGCCATCGATACGCTCCTCGCCCGCGATCCATCTTACTTTCCTGTGCCGGTCTACGTGTTAGGACTTGCTCCGGAAGAAGGACTGTTCACGCAAGCCTTTGAAACCTATCCCATTCCGATGCCGGAAGCCCCTCCGATAGAGAAAGCAATGACACTCTCTGCCGAGGAGACGACTGCGGAGATCGTCGAAATTGCCAAGATATTCGACATAAAATGA